The window agaaattaacatttaaaaaaataagatctACTCCTAGACCACAATTCACtttaattataatataataattgaaTGTTAAATCTCAATAAATAACATCATACTGAGGGGTTTACGTACTGTTGACCCGTTGTTATTCACACAGTTGCAGATTCAATTCAAGTTTGTATGAGCAGAAATAAGCAAACGGTTGtgcatttaaatgaacaatataacgtttattaaaatatataaaagacaaaatatataatatatgcatAATTATATCGATGAAGTATGCATAGATGTATATAATTgtacagtaaaatatgtttacaTATATAGATTCTTTATACATATAGCAAGTTTTGCATTAAAACTGGCAGTGGTGATTTTCATTCGGCTCCCTCCCGGCTCTCCCCCAAACAGGAAACCCCGCTGTCCACAACAGGTCTCCTGGAAGAAAAAGCCTCTGAATCGCTCAAGAGCAGCAGCACCTTTACACCTGAGATCCATGTTTTGGAAAGGTCTCACATAGAACAACACAGCTACTCTGGCATATAGCTTCCAGGGACCTCAACCGACATCATCAGGAGGGAAAGAATGACAAAAGTCCTCTGATTTGTTCCTTACTGGCATCTGCACCCTCACTCAACAGTCTGGTTTACAGTCCCATCAGTCCCGGCAGAACATCTAGCTGAACGTCAAAAACTGTAGCACATATCTTCTGTTATTATACAATAACCTCAGAAATAAAACATCCCTTCCGGTCCAAATACAATCAGCAAACGATTCCCCAGTACATCTAATCTGAGAATATATCTGTATAGCTCGCAAGAGAAGAGTAAAAAGATCCTGGGCAGTGCGTGAGACACTCCCTCAGTCCTTCAGACTGCTGTGTGGGTGGTTATTTGGTTGTGGTTGGTCCTGTACGGTTTCAGTCACTGCCCCACTGAAGGCGGTCATGTCTGATGGTAAtggtggtagtggtggtggtggtggtgctcgtggtggtggtggtgctcgTGACGCTGAACCACAGGAACCACAAACCCTGGGCCCCCCGGAGGGCCAGACGCCGGCTCTCTCTCCGGGTTCGGCAGCACGGGGTGCGCAggcggctgctgctgggggTGCGACGGAGGCGTCAGCGGGGTTTTGGATGGAGACGCGGCCTCTCGGCCTTTCGCCCTGAGGCGTTTGCTGTGGCTGTATTGCAGAGGGTGCTGGTGGTGGCTGGATGAACTGGCTTGGTGTGGCAAGTGGTACACGTCCTGACCCCCGTGACCTGGCGCGCCGCCACTGTGCAGCATGCTCTGCCCAGGCGGGTGGTGGCCGTGGCATTTAGTGGATTTGCCGCCTCCGCTCGCCCCGTTatttcctccacctcccttgTAGGTTCCTTTGGGAGATTTGACAAAGTGTGTGCTCTTGCTTCGAGGCTCAGCGGGGTTGTAGTGATCGCTGATGACCTGTGAGCGTCGCTGGTGAGCCACTTGGGTTTCTGGTTCTTGGGAGCGGGAGCGGCTCTGGCTCTGGGGGTTTCGAACGTCAGCCTCCTGTGGTGGGAAGTCAGGGGTGGTACCTGAAGGACAGGCACAGGAGCAGTGGTTGATGCAAATATGATATATTACACTTTACTGCCGGTACCCCTCAGCCTCAACAAATCTTAGAACACGACGACAAGCGGGCTGTTACCCTCAAATCTGGAGGTGTAGTTCTCAATACCAGCCAGGTCCAGGTAGTgattcctcctctctgtgttctCGTCCACACAGTAGTTCTGACCCTCCGGGGCCGGCGCCTCATTGCTTGGCCCTTTGCTGCAAAAACATCGTGAACCGTCGTCATGAGAGGACTGACAGCAAATATTACAGCACACACAGGCCAGCCTTGGAGTAAAGAACTGACCTGACGTAGGAGGACAGTCGCTTGTCAGCTGAGCGTCCCTCTTCTTGGTGAAAGCGATCTGCAGAGGTCAAATACAATGACTCAACTGAACAGGCATTTCAGTAATGGCTACGATGGTTCCTCAAAAACATCTCAGCGTGTAAACTTTATAAATATCTATGTTTCTGTTGTCGTGTACCtgttcctgtttcttttctgttgcaCCTGGGCTCCGGAGTAACGCTCAGTTTGACACGTAGAGTCTTGCTCTTATTATGGCAGGAGTGATTAACAGAGGCATCCACCACATCGTAGATGGTGTGCATCAGACTGGACATGTCCTGTAGTAAGAGATGAAACTCAGTTAGCGCAGCTCATAGTCTCGCAGTTCCCCAAAGACACCCTGAAAAGGTAACAAACACGCACATCTTTTGTCACTTTCCCACTGTTGTCAAAGTCGTAGAGGGTGAAGATCCACTCCTGGCGGTTGTCATCCTCCACAGAAACATCACACTCCAAGTCCTGTGGAGACAGACATTGTCATACTGGATTCACAGTAACTGTTGAAAGGGTTCAGTCTTTAGATCTGTAAATAATGAGCGAGACAATAGTACTTCCACAGTGTTTTAAGGACGGCCTTCAGGACAACTAGGGGGCAAAAACAGTATGTCCAATATAAAGGTTTTAAGGGGCTGCCTTCAGCGTGATTCATGAAcactttttcaaaaggaaatgtgtgTTGTTTCCCTTCATTCTTCAAAAGAATATACTGTTAACAAAAAGGGAGCACATATAAAGACTGTCTTTCTTTGAATGACAAAGTGTTGGACACCTCACAGTAAAGAAATAATGAACACATCTTTAAAGCAATAGAACAGAGGCCAACTGAAAGTCTGGTTTTCCACATGTAAACATATCACGTCTCTGCTGCCTTTACCTTGAGTGGGGAAATAAGTCAGCATGGTGGGCCCTACCAGTGACCTTTTCTTTCTACTTTCTTCCAGGAAAAATGAGCACAAGCTTTTTTCTCAGTTACAACCTTCTGGCAGTAACTTTGATTCAGATGTATCTAGTAACATGGCCATAATTGGAAAAATAAACATCTGGGGTATAGGCCCTGCTGCAGGCGTGCACTTACAAGGGAGGAGTCCCCTAGGAGGGAGGCTTCATGGTTCTATAATATCTCCTCAGCTCACATGACCAGTAGTGAACACCAATGAGCAGAGTTCTTTAAAACATGCAAGTCGAAACACTACAATctatttattctatttattgGTCCCTAAATTCAATCAGGATGTGGTCTGGAGCGGTGTCAACATACAGACAGATGTTCTGTTCACAGGCTGAAGGCCTGCAGCTGCGGCCAGGATAGaggttacccacaatgcatttacTTTGTAACCTatgtttaaatcattttcacTCACTGGAACACCACCTTATTGCAACAATCAGCTCCCATGACCTTTTTTGGACCCAGACACTGACACAAATGGAAGTTATATTAATGCATATAAGCAATTTAGAGTCCCAATCTACTCTATTTTGGAATAACTTTCATAACATTTGCTGGACCTAAGTGTGCAGGGAAGGCATGGGTCAGAACCACAGACCTTTTGCTACAAGATGAGTCCCAGTGCCACCACTTTGTTGCAAATCCATGTTAAActgatttaaacacatttcacataaCTGCTTACATCCAGACTGATGCGTTTTTTCCCAGGAGCTTTGGACGAATCCCTAAGGATCTCCTGCACTCCATCCTCTGGGTGCAGGTACTGTACGTAGCTTTCACAGCCCTCAGCCTTCTCTGGAGGAAGGACCACTGTTAACACAAGAGGACACGTTCAAATTTACACTCTCACATGACAATACACTTTACTTTATATGTGGAATGTTTATGAAGCATTACAGCCTATTCATTCCTGTTTAAACTCCTCAAcatccctttttatttttagacttcttcttctctgtcaaAAACACATCCATTTGTGACCATTGgctcaacaagaagaaaaccaaaataTCTCAAAACTGGACCCATTTTGGACTGCTTTTGCAAAATCTTAAAATTATAAATGCATGTGATGATATCTTTTTaaactatattttattatatattataatgtaataatataatataatgttagATCTGTTTTATGCATTATTGAACATTTAAGCGTGAATCTTTTAAATAAGGGAGTAGACATGCTTCTCAGCTTACCCTCTAGGGGACAGTGTTGATCTGTGAATTGTCTTTCCTTCAGCTCAGCATTTGGAAACCCCTGGGACGAGGAAAGAcatgaggagagagggggagacagagagggagcaaAAGGGAGGGgttgtggaggggaggggggggggggcagagatgtAAGTAAATCTACAGTTCagaccacagacacagagaaaacaaacagttcCAGCTAAAGTGTTTCCTACTCAGATGACAAGGGAGGGCTGGTTAAACACTTTGAACATCTGCACGCTTATTGTGTTTCACTGTCTGAGACACAAGGAGCCTGCAGGGCCTTCAGATGGAGCCCTCTCATCCATCAATTCGTTTATTCTCCCCGTGTCATGACACCCAGCGTGGAGAGAGTTTGATGGAAGAAGTTTACGTGAAAACCTTTATTGTATTTCTCATAGCGAAAGTTTGATTTATGTTTGGACAAACCTCTCtgtcaaatgtgtgtatttattttgaatgtagaATAACAGACAACGGAAATTTCCATGCAGAGAAGATGGCACTGATTAAATACACAATTCCATAGCTattaaaacaaaagcaggaCAAAGGGGTGTGAGGGGAAAAACGCTCTGTGCCATATGTGAATAATCTATATCCGGCATGAAGCAGAACCACAAAATACTCAATAGcatccctttctttctttcattccggCTGGATTGTGGAAACAATGAAAATTAAGTGCAGCCCCTAAACCACAAGTATTTTAACAACAAATGATTCATCTTATTTACGTCATCTCAGTCCTCCAagctgctccacacacactttgaaataaaaccCCTTCAGATTGAATCAAGGAGGCCCGGTGAAACGGGACTAATAAAAAACAGATAgatgctaaaaaacaaaagaactccATGTACCTTCAACCGAACCAAGGCTCGAGCCAGAGTCTGAACATCTGCATGCGTTTAAGTGAACGAGGCCCCctttccccttccccttcccctgtTTCTCAGCGTAATGACAGCGCCAGGGCCTGTGGTTGTATTTAACAATCTCAAAGCCCGTGATTATTGCTCACTTCAGAGGATGATACCTCCAGCCTGTAATCTGGACCTGACCTTCACCGCTGAAAGGGGGGGGAGCCGGTTGAGTCTCAGGGTCAAGACTCGGACACCCCCTGCAAATTGGCCACCGGAGACCTTgagagaaaacagcagagagaatgGAAGTTGAGCCCTGGGGAgaagggaagaggaggcagagggaaaACAGGAACTAAGCGGGAGGAATAAATAGGAATGAAAGGAGCAGAGGAAAGAGGGCACAGAAGGGGAAAAGGAGGCAAGGAAAGATAAGAGGAACAAAGAGGAGACACTAGAGAGGCAGATAAGAGTAAAGCAGAGGAGGATGTGGTTAAGGGGAGATATGGCCTATCTATTGCTTACTCCAGACCCAGTGCGCTCAGTGGGAGAGGTGGAGGTCGACTTCAACAAACCCTGGGACGCTTCTGGGAAAGGGGGAGACAACTAGTACAAGCTGCCGTTTTTAATCACCAAATAGAAACGCTAGGATCCAGAAGGGCATATGTGCATCTCTACATAGAGTCACACACAGATTCAGTCAAGATGCAGCCAAGTTGTAGTTCTGCACTTGATGCCTTTACCCCTCCTCTCTGTAGTGCAGTCCCTTAATGAAGTTCAGGCAGACACACTATTCTGCAGGCCAGAGAAACATCAAAGGCTGATTCCTCTTATCCTGGTTCCCGTGAGGATGCAGAGCAAGGTATAAGCACctctgaatgaaagaaaagactcCACGTTACATACAATTAAACAAATGAATCCACCAACAGTGATTGCGACACTGATGGCGGGCGAGGTCTCGCTGCGCGCAGAGGGGAAGGGACCGGCAGGGTTTGTGTCGAACATGTGGCTCCCCTTTTACCACCACCACCTTCATGCTCATTACATCCATCGGGGGAGCTAATGAGAGAGCAGGCGCGCTATGACCGCAGTCTGCAGTTTAACGTCGAAATACATGGCATCTCCTTCCACATCGCCCATGGTGTCGGGCTCAATCTGCTCACCACATGTGTAATTAACTGCTTTCTGGCATGTGGCTGCGCTCATTCTTTCACTATCAGATCACAAAACTGCTCTGTAGGCAGCGTAAATGTGTTAGCATTTTGGCGCAAAGTGGTCCCTGTTTTCCACCAGTGGCGTCCACCTGAAGCACAACCGCCCACTGTGCGATATTATGCATAGGGGAGATGGATGGAAAACTGCATGTGTGGGAGGTTTTAAGAAGGGGGACAAGAAGATGATATGTTATTAGATATGCCTTGGAAAGATTACGTTGAAAATATTCACAGACAGTGTTCTTCTTCCAcgtaaacatgttatttctcCAAGATGCCTGAACGTTGGAGACAGACAGCGAGGTGTGTGATGTTTGTTCCTGTTCAATGCATCAGTTCTGCCGAGCTTCCCTAAAGCGTCAGCCTACTGCAGACTTTCATGTGGGAGAAGGTAACCAGGGGGGAGCTTTCAAAGCTCCCTACCAGGTGACATCAGACATCTCCCAGCAGTCTCTGTCTCTGTTGTGCCTGTTAACCACCCATCCAAAAAACACTGCACATCTTTGTTCTCACACCCCCTCTGGTAGCTCACCCGTTAGatgtaagtacacacacacttattttagTCCATTCTTCAACCCATTCAAAGCACAAGTGATTTTGGATATCACATCTTCAAAAGCAGGGAAGGCCGACGAGTATAGATTGTTCATGAGTCCAGAATGCAAATCCAAGTAAGTACAACCGTCTGGATGCTCCCTCATATCATTTTATGAGTAGTGTTCTTTTTATATTAAAGTGTATTTAGTTTCTAACAGTAAATTCGGAGCGACAACACCACGTCACGTTTGTGTCTGCAGTTCTTTGCTTAAACCAGACCAACTGTCTCTGTAGGTTTTAGGAGCTATATAATAGCTAACAGTCCTCCAGGATGTACACAGCTTGTATAATGTACCTGGAACCAACACTAAGGAGGGCGTCAGACTAAAGCCTCGACGACCACCAGTCGACCACCAGTCGACCAACATTCCCGCTCCCACTGGGCATTAATAGGAGATCAAAGTTGGGATTCAACCAATGATCAAACTGAGAGTtgacaaagaaaaggaataCCACTTTGTAAACTAACTGCATACTCGTCACCGCAAAACGAAACTGGAGAGGGAATGGGGCCATTGAGAAATAAAGGCCCTTCATTCCAGAAGAAACCAACCTGGCCTTGACTCAAAACCAGATGTGAGCTGAGGAAAAGCAAAATagaagagagggagatgagggtggagagagggggaagggTCTGGGTCTGAAAATATGGAGAGGTAAAAAGAGAAGGCCAGTTACACAaattctctctcttcccttgGAAGACAGTAAAAGAACAATACGTTGGTTTCTTGCACGGAaagctctgtctccctctggttCATCGGGCATCAGCTTTCAGTCCCAGGAAGGGTAATTATGGTGCTCGGAGTCAACAGAACAGATCGGCCCCCGGCCTATACTGAGCCGCATTATGAAAACAAACAGCACTGACTGCTGTGAGCCTGACTTTATAATGTCCATCACACTATGAGCACAAGCTAAAAGCATGttaacatgattccgtttctaCCCATAAACCGCTGATATGATTGAGCCAATTACCCTAAAACAGAGTCTGGCAAATTTTCAAGTCTAGCCCCGGCTCTACCACAATAATCCTTGTCATTACATGACAGATGAAATGTGCCTTTGTCTACTCTTTGGGGTATTTGATCTACGTATGCGGGCTGGGACCCATTTGGCCAAGATGTTCCAGATATGGCCCTGTCAGGTCAAACAGGAGGCAAAACCTCTCCCTTGGCAGGACATGAATCACCGGGCTGAAGCCTCTTCGTCACTAGTATAATAACAGCTGAGGGGAGAGATGAGCATGCATTCCTGTCTATGTGAGAGCAGCACGTAAACCACTGAAAGTCACCCGCTTGtattcaatcaggagagactgaTCTCCCACACTCTGCACGCCCCCCTTCGGTCGCCTCCTTACCCTCTAGCTGATCTTTCTCTCGCTTTGAGTGTGACGTGCTGCATTGCATAAACAAAGATTAGCATCCCTGGCTGACCACTCTGCATCTGTCATCGGTGGTGTAATGAGCGTGCCTTCATTGAAGTGGGCTTTGACAGGTGTCTGATGTGAAGGAGTGTCCTCTTCCCAGCTGTCACACAAGCTACTGTAGGGACTTGGAAACCATGTGCTTCATAACAATGACTGGAATCACATGAATCTGGGTTAGGCAAATGTATTAGACTGTATAGAGGCGGTAGGTCATAACAACATTTGATCAGGTTCCTGGAAAGAGAAAACCCCAAAGAGGCCGTCGTGGTTCACTTTATTttaaaccccccaaaacacagtttagtaaagtttaaaatgtaatgCCACACATAAAGCCTGCACCACATGTTGCTTCAAATTAGAGGTTACAGGTCTTGGTGGTGTAATGCAAAAAGTCTCTGAGCGGACTTATATGTGACCCATGACATGCGTTATATTCACTCACACATTTAACAATctactcaaataaatgttttggtgAGTGGGTTCTATTAACAGTCACAACTGAAGCTGCATGTATTTTTGCGTATATTTTGTTTAGGGATTGTAGGGACAAATTTAATGCTTGAATGTTATGGTTcaaatattcaaccccaaaattCATCAGTCCATGCGTGTCTTCTAATGAGGTATTGGTATAATGTGAGGTATTAGAATTAAAATGCGACTTGTAATAATTGCAAATAAACTACTACTTACTACTACTCAATCAATAAAAATGGATAAATCTATAATATCAAGAATTTAATCAAAATTACTATTTTACAATTTACCATGGCCCAAGGAGATGTCTTTAATACTTTCAGCTTTAAAATGCGAAACGAAAGAATCAGGATGTTAAACACGCACACCCACAGTGACCAACAAGAGAGAAGCGAGTCCACAGCGCGACGGCATATCAAAGCCAGTGTGAGACAGGCGGTTAGACTCAAACAGGATGTTCCTCTGTTTCTGGCCCCCATGTGAAATTCCCTAAGCTCCGGCGCAGGCCTCGGGCTCTTAAGTCCGGCCAATGGGGAGCGCGCCCAGGCCGATAAAGCTGAAGGGATTTGTTCCACATTCCTTGGGCCCTTTAAACAACAGAGTGGATCTAAGAATGCCAGGTTGTGGGTGAGGTGGCTGCAGAGGCAATCCCATTACTCTCCAAAGCATCTCCACCACTCGCAGTAAGGTCCTCTCCACAAGGGTCCAAGCTGAGCAGGGTTTGAAGCGCGTCAGCTGCGTTGACCTCATGCAATCAGGGTTGAAGTAGCGATCAGTTCTTGGAACTGGTTGTCTGTCAGTTACCTGTCCAACGTGTCTTCTTCTGCCAGGGGGAAACCATGTCAACACAATAACTCTCCTCTGTGGAGGACGCTGTAGTTAAGGTGTCAGCTTTCCAGCGGTCTGTCGAGGATTGAGATGTCAGTTACAAGTGCCCTCACCTGGGAGATAACCGCCGACACCTCCGTTTTCACTGCTCCTCTTTGTTAAGCTTCAAGGGGATTTGAGTCACAGGTTTTAAAACCAGGCCCGGCAGTTCATAGGGGCGAGGCTCTGTGGTTGGAGGCTAGTGCAAACTACACTACAGTGCTCCTGTGGGTGACTGAGAAATGTAAACAAAGCACGTTGGAGACGGACAGCTGCACGCCAACGGCTCTACATGAGCTCAAGTACCTGTTCGTCAACACCCCCGCCGTGTCATAAATATCTTCCCACGGAGGGATCATAAACTGTGCAATGGATATAGTTacaatattcattttcaaaaaatgtgaTGCCACACATGTTTTTCTACTCTATTTCTttatctaatgtaattatttccTTCATccattatttatattatgtcATAAGCTACGTATTTCCTACGTATATCTATGCTCGTGGCCAAATAACATATTATGTGGAAATAGTTCTTCAACAAAATTACACATTTTCCTTTAGCTGTCCACGTACGCATTGGAATACACATTTGAAGGATGGTGTCAATCTAATCTGCTCGATCCTGCTGTTAAGGGCTCGTGGGCCGGTGGATGAGCCGCCTGCTGCATGTTTCCTCAGCACGTCTTCTAGCAGGATAACAACTGGTTCAGGGTCATAACCAcagctcctctgtccaccagTCATGGCTCCGTATGTGTAACTTTGGGGAGTAAAGATCCATACGACTGATAAGAGGGGCCTTTGCAGCCGTGACCAATGAGCCGGTAATGTAGCATGAACTCTCAACACATCCATCTGCGAGGCGAACAGGGCAAACAGAGACGGGCGGCTGTGCGCTGTACTATTATTGCGCTCAGCCCTCAGGGAGAATTGGGCTTGCCCGTCACAGACTGCCAAAATACAGTATTCGGTGCAGTAGCATGCAACAAATAACCACGGTGGAGAGCCAAGCACACAAGCAGAGCCCATTATAACCAAgcatttattgtaagtcgctttggataaaagcgtcagctaaataaaaaatgtgaaattacTCATCCGCCATTGTCTAAAACTTGCCAGACCTCAAGACCCAGGAGACGCCGCTTGTTTGCATAATTGGTACAGTTTCTCCTTACTATAAAATATTTAAGACTCTTGGCTTCATAtcgacattttttttttacactaaatAACTTGAATTGAACAGGTAAAGATTTCCTGCATATTCAAAATGGCTGAACCACTTTTCCCTCTTGCGTAACTCTCATCCTCCTCTGGCCGGTAGGCATTGCCAGTTTCTACGACCACTAGAATTCTTGAGAGTGCAGGACCCGTCCCAATTCCAAGCTGTGAAGTTCCTTACAGTCCTGGAATTGGACAAGGGGTCGTCCCTGGGTTACCACCAAGTGTTTTCCTGAGGAGTCCTAAAAATACACACCTGCTGGGTGCAGGAAGTAGAGGAGACTCCAGCTATAGACAGATGGTGTGAAAAAAGGCTGGACATGTCAAATGTACCATTGCCAAAGGTCCACAGGCTGTAATGCTTTAGCGTATTCGACGCAACTTCCCGTTAGAGAAAAGGCTGAAGATGAGcagttgggggaaaaaaagaaagtagcACATGGTGCAATCACTTAATGCACTAATATCACGCCGAGCTTATTCAcaattctgttgaattattcccAAAGAAAATGACTGGTTGACAAACAAAGGATATGAGGGTATGAATATGATGAATGACTTTTGAAAACTGAGCTACAAGATAATCATTTTAAAGTATCATGTTGCAAACCATGAATTATAATATGAATTTGTAATAGAGATATGCCAAGTGGAGACTTTGAGACTGCAACATCTGTGCTTCTTGCTTTTGGACTGAAGCTGCCATGTGTGCACTTTAGTGACCTGACAGactcgctgtgtgtgtctgaagcaGAGTTCCCCAGTGTGAAATTCTGGAAGGTAATTCATCCATGGCACAAGCAGAGATCAAAAGGCTATGGTGCAGAGGGCAGCTCACCAAAGCGTACAGAGAACTGCTGCTTTCACAGCCATAATTGCTGGAAACCAGGGCCGAGAAGCAAAATGCACTTAAACATGAGCTAAATTACTCGTATATTCTTATCTTATCTTAGTATAAAGCTACAAGTCTGATGGAGTGTGGTTGTCTGTAACACAGCTGGTCCGCAGGCGGTCCACTCAAACGTACCAAGTGTGACACTTGATGTTTGATCGAAATTCTTTAAAGGCTTAAAAAAGCCAAAGGTGTTAATGTGCAATAACCCGTTAAAGGCTACAAGGTGCTGCCATGATAGAGCACTTCTCAGAGCTTAGCGCATGAGGACTTGGAGGACGTGGCTCAGATATTCTGATACACTGGCATTCTTTAAGTGATAGGATCAGTCAGCGCATATCAACACGAAGAAGTAGgtgatgtttatttaaaaaacctcGCAGAGCTGCTACATCTGAGAACTTTAAATTTACAGTTAGAAATGTTCAAAACCATACATTCCATAAGCTAGAAGtgtatgactttttaaacacagttttagCACATTTTGGTCCAGTGTAAGCTTTTTATAAAGCCACAATAGTCACTGTAGCAAATTAAAATCCTGTTTTGAGGAGTTTGTTTTCTCAGTGAAGCACCTCCTACAAGCAGATGGTGTCTTTGAAAGGCTCTCAGTGAGGGGGGCAGGCATCTCAAGGAGAACGGCTGTTTATTTGAAATGAGCCTTTAGGTAAACAAGTTACAGGGCACACACGGGGCCAGGTCAGCTTTTGAAGTGGACGGGGCTCAGGAAAGAAATGGgtgggggaagaaaagaaagcggCCTTCAGAGGAAATGAGAACAGTGGCCTCTTTCAGCACGGTTTCAtactctccctcccttcctgtcACAtatagaaaaagaacaaaaggtgTTTCGGTGGATAACTACACCGGTGCAGAGTGTGAGTTAAATCATTCCGCAGTCTTTGTGTcccgatttaaaaaaaaaccctaaaaatGACCACccgtgacaaaaaaaaccccacttccTTTTAATGGAGACCCATTGAGGGTTTTGATGATGGGAACAGGTTTGCAGCTATTCCCCATTGAGAGGAATGTGGAGTGCAGAGGGAAGGCCAGGCCTGTGCTGTCTGCAGAGCCTGGATACCAGCTTTGAAGCTGCTGTTTCAACGGATAACCACTTTCAGATGGGACTGTGGCGTTTTATGAGCTGAGTAATAGCGATACCTACACATGTGCAAGCTCGGGGTCCCAAAGAGGGGAAGGCTGAGCTCAGAGCAGAGCACAGAGATGCCTAACTCCTCAGGGGTCTGGGTTTTGGCTGTGTTAATAAATCTTGCTATGGCGTTCTGTGTGTGAACCTGGAAGAAAGGAAAATGGAGGTTGCATGAAGTCCGTTCACTTATGAACACCGTTCTGCTAAGAATTCCATATTATTGTCACAT is drawn from Pungitius pungitius chromosome 11, fPunPun2.1, whole genome shotgun sequence and contains these coding sequences:
- the nkd2b gene encoding protein naked cuticle homolog 2-like, with the translated sequence MGKHQSKHACKRRENPEGDSFVVNAFLRRGMEECERYSATDHKLKNMQGFPNAELKERQFTDQHCPLEVVLPPEKAEGCESYVQYLHPEDGVQEILRDSSKAPGKKRISLDDLECDVSVEDDNRQEWIFTLYDFDNSGKVTKDDMSSLMHTIYDVVDASVNHSCHNKSKTLRVKLSVTPEPRCNRKETGTDRFHQEEGRSADKRLSSYVSKGPSNEAPAPEGQNYCVDENTERRNHYLDLAGIENYTSRFEGTTPDFPPQEADVRNPQSQSRSRSQEPETQVAHQRRSQVISDHYNPAEPRSKSTHFVKSPKGTYKGGGGNNGASGGGKSTKCHGHHPPGQSMLHSGGAPGHGGQDVYHLPHQASSSSHHQHPLQYSHSKRLRAKGREAASPSKTPLTPPSHPQQQPPAHPVLPNPEREPASGPPGGPGFVVPVVQRHEHHHHHEHHHHHHYHHYHQT